A genomic region of Arachis hypogaea cultivar Tifrunner chromosome 5, arahy.Tifrunner.gnm2.J5K5, whole genome shotgun sequence contains the following coding sequences:
- the LOC112802617 gene encoding LRR receptor-like serine/threonine-protein kinase FEI 1 isoform X3 — MERALVAWVILVISTIVYFHSSLALSQDGVTLLEIKSSLNDTRNFLSNWQHSNIKSYCRWTGITCYPEKEQRVRSINLPYMQLGGIISPSIGKLSRLRRLALHQNGLHDIIPNEITNCTELRALYLRANYFQGGIPPDIGNLLHLKILDLSSNSLKGAIPSSIGQLTHLQLLNLSTNFFSGEIPDEGVLGAFGKNVFIGNLDLCGRQVKKPCHTTLGFPVVLPHAENDESEVTTKRISHYVKWVLIGAISTMGIALALVLLLLWICLPSKKERTARQYTEVNKQVNPESSTILITFHGDLPYPSSEIIEKVESLDEEDVVGSGGFGTVYRMVMNDCGTFAVKRLDRGREGSDQGFERELEILGSIKHINLVNLRGYCRLPSTKLLIYDYLALGSLDCLLHGNSEHFMNWHTRLKIALGSARGLAYLHHDCSPKIVHRDVKSSNILLDENMEPHVSDFGLAKLLVDDDSHVTTVVAGTFGYLAPEYLQSGRATEKSDVYSFGVLLLELVTGKRPTDPSFLKRGQNVVGWMNTVQKENRFKEVLDKRCTDADWESVEVIIELAARCTDANADDRPMMNEVVQLLEQEVMSPCSSDLYESQINHY; from the exons ATGGAAAGGGCTCTGGTAGCTTGGGTGATTTTGGTGATTTCCACCATTGTTTACTTCCATTCCTCTCTTGCTCTCTCACAAGATG GTGTCACATTGTTGGAAATCAAAAGCAGTTTGAATGACACAAGGAATTTTCTCAGTAACTGGCAACATTCTAATATCAAGTCCTATTGTAGATGGACTGGTATCACCTGTTATCCCGAGAAAGAACAGCGAGTTCGCTCAAT AAATCTGCCTTACATGCAACTTGGTGGAATCATATCTCCCAGCATAGGCAAACTCAGTCGATTGCGGAGATT GGCACTTCATCAGAATGGTTTACATGATATTATTCCTAATGAGATTACCAATTGTACTGAGCTAAGAGCATT GTACTTGAGAGCCAATTATTTTCAAGGAGGAATCCCGCCAGATATTGGAAACCTATTGCATTTAAAAATATT GGATTTATCAAGCAACTCATTAAAGGGTGCAATACCTTCTTCTATTGGACAGCTCACACATTTGCAACTTTT GAACTTGTCGACGAATTTCTTTTCTGGTGAAATCCCTGACGAGGGAGTACTAGGAGCCTTTGGGAAAAACGT GTTTATTGGCAATTTAGATCTTTGTGGACGGCAAGTTAAAAAACCATGTCACACAACACTTGGTTTCCCTGTGGTGCTACCACATGCTGAGAATGATGAATCGGAAG tAACTACCAAAAGAATATCACATTATGTGAAGTGGGTGTTAATCGGTGCAATATCAACAATGGGCATTGCACTTGCCTTAGTACTTCTGTTACTCTGGATTTGTTTGCCGTCGAAGAAGGAAAGAACTGCTAGGCAATACACAGAAGTGAACAAACAAGTCAATCCAGAATCAA GTACAATACTAATTACTTTCCATGGTGATCTGCCATATCCATCATCTGAGATCATAGAGAAAGTGGAGtcacttgatgaagaggatgtgGTAGGGTCTGGAGGATTTGGTACTGTTTACCGCATGGTGATGAATGATTGTGGTACATTTGCTGTTAAGCGGCTTGATAGAGGTCGGGAAGGGTCAGATCAAGGATTTGAAAGGGAACTAGAAATCTTAGGTAGTATCAAGCACATCAATTTGGTAAACCTTCGTGGTTATTGCAGGCTTCCTTCTACAAAGCTCCTTATCTATGATTATTTGGCACTGGGAAGCTTGGATTGTCTCTTGCATg GAAACAGTGAGCATTTTATGAATTGGCACACTCGCCTAAAGATAGCCCTTGGTTCTGCCCGGGGTTTGGCTTACTTGCATCATGACTGCTCCCCCAAAATCGTGCATCGAGACGTTAAATCTAGCAACATCCTTCTTGATGAAAACATGGAGCCTCATGTCTCTGATTTTGGACTTGCAAAGCTTTTGGTTGATGATGACTCCCATGTTACTACAGTTGTTGCTGGCACATTCGGCTATTTGGCGCCAG AATATCTACAAAGTGGGAGAGCAACTGAGAAGTCAGATGTATATAGCTTTGGAGTTCTATTGCTAGAACTGGTAACTGGAAAGAGACCAACAGATCCTTCCTTCCTGAAGAGAGGGCAAAATGTTGTTGGTTGG ATGAACACAGTCCAAAAAGAAAACAGATTCAAAGAAGTGTTAGACAAAAGATGCACCGATGCAGATTGGGAGTCTGTCGAAGTGATCATTGAACTGGCAGCAAGATGCACGGATGCAAATGCAGACGACCGTCCTATGATGAACGAAGTGGTACAGTTGCTGGAGCAAGAGGTTATGTCTCCTTGTTCAAGTGATTTATATGAGTCACAAATAAATCATTATTGA
- the LOC112802617 gene encoding LRR receptor-like serine/threonine-protein kinase FEI 2 isoform X5 yields MTQGIFSVTGNILISSPIVDGLVSPVIPRKNSEFAQCINLPYMQLGGIISPSIGKLSRLRRLALHQNGLHDIIPNEITNCTELRALYLRANYFQGGIPPDIGNLLHLKILDLSSNSLKGAIPSSIGQLTHLQLLNLSTNFFSGEIPDEGVLGAFGKNVFIGNLDLCGRQVKKPCHTTLGFPVVLPHAENDESEVTTKRISHYVKWVLIGAISTMGIALALVLLLLWICLPSKKERTARQYTEVNKQVNPESSTKGTILITFHGDLPYPSSEIIEKVESLDEEDVVGSGGFGTVYRMVMNDCGTFAVKRLDRGREGSDQGFERELEILGSIKHINLVNLRGYCRLPSTKLLIYDYLALGSLDCLLHGNSEHFMNWHTRLKIALGSARGLAYLHHDCSPKIVHRDVKSSNILLDENMEPHVSDFGLAKLLVDDDSHVTTVVAGTFGYLAPEYLQSGRATEKSDVYSFGVLLLELVTGKRPTDPSFLKRGQNVVGWMNTVQKENRFKEVLDKRCTDADWESVEVIIELAARCTDANADDRPMMNEVVQLLEQEVMSPCSSDLYESQINHY; encoded by the exons ATGACACAAGGAATTTTCTCAGTAACTGGCAACATTCTAATATCAAGTCCTATTGTAGATGGACTGGTATCACCTGTTATCCCGAGAAAGAACAGCGAGTTCGCTCAATGTAT AAATCTGCCTTACATGCAACTTGGTGGAATCATATCTCCCAGCATAGGCAAACTCAGTCGATTGCGGAGATT GGCACTTCATCAGAATGGTTTACATGATATTATTCCTAATGAGATTACCAATTGTACTGAGCTAAGAGCATT GTACTTGAGAGCCAATTATTTTCAAGGAGGAATCCCGCCAGATATTGGAAACCTATTGCATTTAAAAATATT GGATTTATCAAGCAACTCATTAAAGGGTGCAATACCTTCTTCTATTGGACAGCTCACACATTTGCAACTTTT GAACTTGTCGACGAATTTCTTTTCTGGTGAAATCCCTGACGAGGGAGTACTAGGAGCCTTTGGGAAAAACGT GTTTATTGGCAATTTAGATCTTTGTGGACGGCAAGTTAAAAAACCATGTCACACAACACTTGGTTTCCCTGTGGTGCTACCACATGCTGAGAATGATGAATCGGAAG tAACTACCAAAAGAATATCACATTATGTGAAGTGGGTGTTAATCGGTGCAATATCAACAATGGGCATTGCACTTGCCTTAGTACTTCTGTTACTCTGGATTTGTTTGCCGTCGAAGAAGGAAAGAACTGCTAGGCAATACACAGAAGTGAACAAACAAGTCAATCCAGAATCAAGTACAAAGG GTACAATACTAATTACTTTCCATGGTGATCTGCCATATCCATCATCTGAGATCATAGAGAAAGTGGAGtcacttgatgaagaggatgtgGTAGGGTCTGGAGGATTTGGTACTGTTTACCGCATGGTGATGAATGATTGTGGTACATTTGCTGTTAAGCGGCTTGATAGAGGTCGGGAAGGGTCAGATCAAGGATTTGAAAGGGAACTAGAAATCTTAGGTAGTATCAAGCACATCAATTTGGTAAACCTTCGTGGTTATTGCAGGCTTCCTTCTACAAAGCTCCTTATCTATGATTATTTGGCACTGGGAAGCTTGGATTGTCTCTTGCATg GAAACAGTGAGCATTTTATGAATTGGCACACTCGCCTAAAGATAGCCCTTGGTTCTGCCCGGGGTTTGGCTTACTTGCATCATGACTGCTCCCCCAAAATCGTGCATCGAGACGTTAAATCTAGCAACATCCTTCTTGATGAAAACATGGAGCCTCATGTCTCTGATTTTGGACTTGCAAAGCTTTTGGTTGATGATGACTCCCATGTTACTACAGTTGTTGCTGGCACATTCGGCTATTTGGCGCCAG AATATCTACAAAGTGGGAGAGCAACTGAGAAGTCAGATGTATATAGCTTTGGAGTTCTATTGCTAGAACTGGTAACTGGAAAGAGACCAACAGATCCTTCCTTCCTGAAGAGAGGGCAAAATGTTGTTGGTTGG ATGAACACAGTCCAAAAAGAAAACAGATTCAAAGAAGTGTTAGACAAAAGATGCACCGATGCAGATTGGGAGTCTGTCGAAGTGATCATTGAACTGGCAGCAAGATGCACGGATGCAAATGCAGACGACCGTCCTATGATGAACGAAGTGGTACAGTTGCTGGAGCAAGAGGTTATGTCTCCTTGTTCAAGTGATTTATATGAGTCACAAATAAATCATTATTGA
- the LOC112802617 gene encoding LRR receptor-like serine/threonine-protein kinase FEI 2 isoform X4 produces MTQGIFSVTGNILISSPIVDGLVSPVIPRKNSEFAQCINLPYMQLGGIISPSIGKLSRLRRLALHQNGLHDIIPNEITNCTELRALYLRANYFQGGIPPDIGNLLHLKILDLSSNSLKGAIPSSIGQLTHLQLLNLSTNFFSGEIPDEGVLGAFGKNVFIGNLDLCGRQVKKPCHTTLGFPVVLPHAENDESEVTTKRISHYVKWVLIGAISTMGIALALVLLLLWICLPSKKERTARQYTEVNKQVNPESSTKGGTILITFHGDLPYPSSEIIEKVESLDEEDVVGSGGFGTVYRMVMNDCGTFAVKRLDRGREGSDQGFERELEILGSIKHINLVNLRGYCRLPSTKLLIYDYLALGSLDCLLHGNSEHFMNWHTRLKIALGSARGLAYLHHDCSPKIVHRDVKSSNILLDENMEPHVSDFGLAKLLVDDDSHVTTVVAGTFGYLAPEYLQSGRATEKSDVYSFGVLLLELVTGKRPTDPSFLKRGQNVVGWMNTVQKENRFKEVLDKRCTDADWESVEVIIELAARCTDANADDRPMMNEVVQLLEQEVMSPCSSDLYESQINHY; encoded by the exons ATGACACAAGGAATTTTCTCAGTAACTGGCAACATTCTAATATCAAGTCCTATTGTAGATGGACTGGTATCACCTGTTATCCCGAGAAAGAACAGCGAGTTCGCTCAATGTAT AAATCTGCCTTACATGCAACTTGGTGGAATCATATCTCCCAGCATAGGCAAACTCAGTCGATTGCGGAGATT GGCACTTCATCAGAATGGTTTACATGATATTATTCCTAATGAGATTACCAATTGTACTGAGCTAAGAGCATT GTACTTGAGAGCCAATTATTTTCAAGGAGGAATCCCGCCAGATATTGGAAACCTATTGCATTTAAAAATATT GGATTTATCAAGCAACTCATTAAAGGGTGCAATACCTTCTTCTATTGGACAGCTCACACATTTGCAACTTTT GAACTTGTCGACGAATTTCTTTTCTGGTGAAATCCCTGACGAGGGAGTACTAGGAGCCTTTGGGAAAAACGT GTTTATTGGCAATTTAGATCTTTGTGGACGGCAAGTTAAAAAACCATGTCACACAACACTTGGTTTCCCTGTGGTGCTACCACATGCTGAGAATGATGAATCGGAAG tAACTACCAAAAGAATATCACATTATGTGAAGTGGGTGTTAATCGGTGCAATATCAACAATGGGCATTGCACTTGCCTTAGTACTTCTGTTACTCTGGATTTGTTTGCCGTCGAAGAAGGAAAGAACTGCTAGGCAATACACAGAAGTGAACAAACAAGTCAATCCAGAATCAAGTACAAAGGGTG GTACAATACTAATTACTTTCCATGGTGATCTGCCATATCCATCATCTGAGATCATAGAGAAAGTGGAGtcacttgatgaagaggatgtgGTAGGGTCTGGAGGATTTGGTACTGTTTACCGCATGGTGATGAATGATTGTGGTACATTTGCTGTTAAGCGGCTTGATAGAGGTCGGGAAGGGTCAGATCAAGGATTTGAAAGGGAACTAGAAATCTTAGGTAGTATCAAGCACATCAATTTGGTAAACCTTCGTGGTTATTGCAGGCTTCCTTCTACAAAGCTCCTTATCTATGATTATTTGGCACTGGGAAGCTTGGATTGTCTCTTGCATg GAAACAGTGAGCATTTTATGAATTGGCACACTCGCCTAAAGATAGCCCTTGGTTCTGCCCGGGGTTTGGCTTACTTGCATCATGACTGCTCCCCCAAAATCGTGCATCGAGACGTTAAATCTAGCAACATCCTTCTTGATGAAAACATGGAGCCTCATGTCTCTGATTTTGGACTTGCAAAGCTTTTGGTTGATGATGACTCCCATGTTACTACAGTTGTTGCTGGCACATTCGGCTATTTGGCGCCAG AATATCTACAAAGTGGGAGAGCAACTGAGAAGTCAGATGTATATAGCTTTGGAGTTCTATTGCTAGAACTGGTAACTGGAAAGAGACCAACAGATCCTTCCTTCCTGAAGAGAGGGCAAAATGTTGTTGGTTGG ATGAACACAGTCCAAAAAGAAAACAGATTCAAAGAAGTGTTAGACAAAAGATGCACCGATGCAGATTGGGAGTCTGTCGAAGTGATCATTGAACTGGCAGCAAGATGCACGGATGCAAATGCAGACGACCGTCCTATGATGAACGAAGTGGTACAGTTGCTGGAGCAAGAGGTTATGTCTCCTTGTTCAAGTGATTTATATGAGTCACAAATAAATCATTATTGA
- the LOC112802617 gene encoding LRR receptor-like serine/threonine-protein kinase FEI 1 isoform X1: protein MERALVAWVILVISTIVYFHSSLALSQDGVTLLEIKSSLNDTRNFLSNWQHSNIKSYCRWTGITCYPEKEQRVRSINLPYMQLGGIISPSIGKLSRLRRLALHQNGLHDIIPNEITNCTELRALYLRANYFQGGIPPDIGNLLHLKILDLSSNSLKGAIPSSIGQLTHLQLLNLSTNFFSGEIPDEGVLGAFGKNVFIGNLDLCGRQVKKPCHTTLGFPVVLPHAENDESEVTTKRISHYVKWVLIGAISTMGIALALVLLLLWICLPSKKERTARQYTEVNKQVNPESSTKGGTILITFHGDLPYPSSEIIEKVESLDEEDVVGSGGFGTVYRMVMNDCGTFAVKRLDRGREGSDQGFERELEILGSIKHINLVNLRGYCRLPSTKLLIYDYLALGSLDCLLHGNSEHFMNWHTRLKIALGSARGLAYLHHDCSPKIVHRDVKSSNILLDENMEPHVSDFGLAKLLVDDDSHVTTVVAGTFGYLAPEYLQSGRATEKSDVYSFGVLLLELVTGKRPTDPSFLKRGQNVVGWMNTVQKENRFKEVLDKRCTDADWESVEVIIELAARCTDANADDRPMMNEVVQLLEQEVMSPCSSDLYESQINHY from the exons ATGGAAAGGGCTCTGGTAGCTTGGGTGATTTTGGTGATTTCCACCATTGTTTACTTCCATTCCTCTCTTGCTCTCTCACAAGATG GTGTCACATTGTTGGAAATCAAAAGCAGTTTGAATGACACAAGGAATTTTCTCAGTAACTGGCAACATTCTAATATCAAGTCCTATTGTAGATGGACTGGTATCACCTGTTATCCCGAGAAAGAACAGCGAGTTCGCTCAAT AAATCTGCCTTACATGCAACTTGGTGGAATCATATCTCCCAGCATAGGCAAACTCAGTCGATTGCGGAGATT GGCACTTCATCAGAATGGTTTACATGATATTATTCCTAATGAGATTACCAATTGTACTGAGCTAAGAGCATT GTACTTGAGAGCCAATTATTTTCAAGGAGGAATCCCGCCAGATATTGGAAACCTATTGCATTTAAAAATATT GGATTTATCAAGCAACTCATTAAAGGGTGCAATACCTTCTTCTATTGGACAGCTCACACATTTGCAACTTTT GAACTTGTCGACGAATTTCTTTTCTGGTGAAATCCCTGACGAGGGAGTACTAGGAGCCTTTGGGAAAAACGT GTTTATTGGCAATTTAGATCTTTGTGGACGGCAAGTTAAAAAACCATGTCACACAACACTTGGTTTCCCTGTGGTGCTACCACATGCTGAGAATGATGAATCGGAAG tAACTACCAAAAGAATATCACATTATGTGAAGTGGGTGTTAATCGGTGCAATATCAACAATGGGCATTGCACTTGCCTTAGTACTTCTGTTACTCTGGATTTGTTTGCCGTCGAAGAAGGAAAGAACTGCTAGGCAATACACAGAAGTGAACAAACAAGTCAATCCAGAATCAAGTACAAAGGGTG GTACAATACTAATTACTTTCCATGGTGATCTGCCATATCCATCATCTGAGATCATAGAGAAAGTGGAGtcacttgatgaagaggatgtgGTAGGGTCTGGAGGATTTGGTACTGTTTACCGCATGGTGATGAATGATTGTGGTACATTTGCTGTTAAGCGGCTTGATAGAGGTCGGGAAGGGTCAGATCAAGGATTTGAAAGGGAACTAGAAATCTTAGGTAGTATCAAGCACATCAATTTGGTAAACCTTCGTGGTTATTGCAGGCTTCCTTCTACAAAGCTCCTTATCTATGATTATTTGGCACTGGGAAGCTTGGATTGTCTCTTGCATg GAAACAGTGAGCATTTTATGAATTGGCACACTCGCCTAAAGATAGCCCTTGGTTCTGCCCGGGGTTTGGCTTACTTGCATCATGACTGCTCCCCCAAAATCGTGCATCGAGACGTTAAATCTAGCAACATCCTTCTTGATGAAAACATGGAGCCTCATGTCTCTGATTTTGGACTTGCAAAGCTTTTGGTTGATGATGACTCCCATGTTACTACAGTTGTTGCTGGCACATTCGGCTATTTGGCGCCAG AATATCTACAAAGTGGGAGAGCAACTGAGAAGTCAGATGTATATAGCTTTGGAGTTCTATTGCTAGAACTGGTAACTGGAAAGAGACCAACAGATCCTTCCTTCCTGAAGAGAGGGCAAAATGTTGTTGGTTGG ATGAACACAGTCCAAAAAGAAAACAGATTCAAAGAAGTGTTAGACAAAAGATGCACCGATGCAGATTGGGAGTCTGTCGAAGTGATCATTGAACTGGCAGCAAGATGCACGGATGCAAATGCAGACGACCGTCCTATGATGAACGAAGTGGTACAGTTGCTGGAGCAAGAGGTTATGTCTCCTTGTTCAAGTGATTTATATGAGTCACAAATAAATCATTATTGA
- the LOC112802617 gene encoding LRR receptor-like serine/threonine-protein kinase FEI 1 isoform X2: protein MERALVAWVILVISTIVYFHSSLALSQDGVTLLEIKSSLNDTRNFLSNWQHSNIKSYCRWTGITCYPEKEQRVRSINLPYMQLGGIISPSIGKLSRLRRLALHQNGLHDIIPNEITNCTELRALYLRANYFQGGIPPDIGNLLHLKILDLSSNSLKGAIPSSIGQLTHLQLLNLSTNFFSGEIPDEGVLGAFGKNVFIGNLDLCGRQVKKPCHTTLGFPVVLPHAENDESEVTTKRISHYVKWVLIGAISTMGIALALVLLLLWICLPSKKERTARQYTEVNKQVNPESSTKGTILITFHGDLPYPSSEIIEKVESLDEEDVVGSGGFGTVYRMVMNDCGTFAVKRLDRGREGSDQGFERELEILGSIKHINLVNLRGYCRLPSTKLLIYDYLALGSLDCLLHGNSEHFMNWHTRLKIALGSARGLAYLHHDCSPKIVHRDVKSSNILLDENMEPHVSDFGLAKLLVDDDSHVTTVVAGTFGYLAPEYLQSGRATEKSDVYSFGVLLLELVTGKRPTDPSFLKRGQNVVGWMNTVQKENRFKEVLDKRCTDADWESVEVIIELAARCTDANADDRPMMNEVVQLLEQEVMSPCSSDLYESQINHY from the exons ATGGAAAGGGCTCTGGTAGCTTGGGTGATTTTGGTGATTTCCACCATTGTTTACTTCCATTCCTCTCTTGCTCTCTCACAAGATG GTGTCACATTGTTGGAAATCAAAAGCAGTTTGAATGACACAAGGAATTTTCTCAGTAACTGGCAACATTCTAATATCAAGTCCTATTGTAGATGGACTGGTATCACCTGTTATCCCGAGAAAGAACAGCGAGTTCGCTCAAT AAATCTGCCTTACATGCAACTTGGTGGAATCATATCTCCCAGCATAGGCAAACTCAGTCGATTGCGGAGATT GGCACTTCATCAGAATGGTTTACATGATATTATTCCTAATGAGATTACCAATTGTACTGAGCTAAGAGCATT GTACTTGAGAGCCAATTATTTTCAAGGAGGAATCCCGCCAGATATTGGAAACCTATTGCATTTAAAAATATT GGATTTATCAAGCAACTCATTAAAGGGTGCAATACCTTCTTCTATTGGACAGCTCACACATTTGCAACTTTT GAACTTGTCGACGAATTTCTTTTCTGGTGAAATCCCTGACGAGGGAGTACTAGGAGCCTTTGGGAAAAACGT GTTTATTGGCAATTTAGATCTTTGTGGACGGCAAGTTAAAAAACCATGTCACACAACACTTGGTTTCCCTGTGGTGCTACCACATGCTGAGAATGATGAATCGGAAG tAACTACCAAAAGAATATCACATTATGTGAAGTGGGTGTTAATCGGTGCAATATCAACAATGGGCATTGCACTTGCCTTAGTACTTCTGTTACTCTGGATTTGTTTGCCGTCGAAGAAGGAAAGAACTGCTAGGCAATACACAGAAGTGAACAAACAAGTCAATCCAGAATCAAGTACAAAGG GTACAATACTAATTACTTTCCATGGTGATCTGCCATATCCATCATCTGAGATCATAGAGAAAGTGGAGtcacttgatgaagaggatgtgGTAGGGTCTGGAGGATTTGGTACTGTTTACCGCATGGTGATGAATGATTGTGGTACATTTGCTGTTAAGCGGCTTGATAGAGGTCGGGAAGGGTCAGATCAAGGATTTGAAAGGGAACTAGAAATCTTAGGTAGTATCAAGCACATCAATTTGGTAAACCTTCGTGGTTATTGCAGGCTTCCTTCTACAAAGCTCCTTATCTATGATTATTTGGCACTGGGAAGCTTGGATTGTCTCTTGCATg GAAACAGTGAGCATTTTATGAATTGGCACACTCGCCTAAAGATAGCCCTTGGTTCTGCCCGGGGTTTGGCTTACTTGCATCATGACTGCTCCCCCAAAATCGTGCATCGAGACGTTAAATCTAGCAACATCCTTCTTGATGAAAACATGGAGCCTCATGTCTCTGATTTTGGACTTGCAAAGCTTTTGGTTGATGATGACTCCCATGTTACTACAGTTGTTGCTGGCACATTCGGCTATTTGGCGCCAG AATATCTACAAAGTGGGAGAGCAACTGAGAAGTCAGATGTATATAGCTTTGGAGTTCTATTGCTAGAACTGGTAACTGGAAAGAGACCAACAGATCCTTCCTTCCTGAAGAGAGGGCAAAATGTTGTTGGTTGG ATGAACACAGTCCAAAAAGAAAACAGATTCAAAGAAGTGTTAGACAAAAGATGCACCGATGCAGATTGGGAGTCTGTCGAAGTGATCATTGAACTGGCAGCAAGATGCACGGATGCAAATGCAGACGACCGTCCTATGATGAACGAAGTGGTACAGTTGCTGGAGCAAGAGGTTATGTCTCCTTGTTCAAGTGATTTATATGAGTCACAAATAAATCATTATTGA